A region of Reichenbachiella carrageenanivorans DNA encodes the following proteins:
- a CDS encoding precorrin-2 dehydrogenase/sirohydrochlorin ferrochelatase family protein has translation MKSLKNGNNLFPVFFKLEQLQLLIVGGGHVGLEKLTSVLSNSPSTNIRLVAKEISDEVRELSKEHPNVKLIEREFRPYDLEEIELVIVGIDNTRTSELIRDMAKARGLLVNVADKPELCDFYLGSVVKKGDLKIAISTNGKSPTVAKRIKEYLNESIPESIDEVLQNMSKIREKLHGNFDFKVRTLNSITKDWLKK, from the coding sequence ATGAAATCGCTCAAAAATGGCAATAATCTCTTCCCAGTATTTTTCAAACTGGAACAGCTACAATTGCTCATTGTAGGAGGAGGCCATGTAGGCCTAGAGAAGTTGACATCCGTATTGAGCAACAGCCCCTCTACCAACATCCGTTTGGTAGCCAAAGAAATCAGCGACGAAGTTCGCGAGCTGTCCAAAGAACACCCCAACGTAAAACTCATCGAAAGAGAGTTTAGACCTTACGACCTAGAGGAAATAGAATTAGTCATCGTAGGTATAGACAACACCCGCACCAGCGAACTTATCCGCGACATGGCAAAAGCACGTGGCCTTTTGGTCAATGTGGCCGACAAACCTGAGCTATGCGACTTCTATCTTGGGTCTGTAGTAAAAAAGGGAGACCTCAAAATAGCCATCTCTACCAATGGTAAATCACCCACAGTAGCCAAGCGGATCAAAGAGTACTTGAACGAGTCGATCCCAGAATCCATAGACGAAGTACTGCAAAACATGAGCAAGATCCGTGAAAAACTACACGGCAACTTCGACTTCAAGGTGCGTACGCTCAATAGCATTACGAAGGATTGGTTGAAGAAGTAA
- a CDS encoding BlaI/MecI/CopY family transcriptional regulator yields MVTLTKAEEKIMKILWGIEKGFIKDIIDQYPDPKPPYNSVSTIVRVLVQKEIIGFTAYGKSHQYHPLISKEEYSEGQLSRLVKDYYSNSLTKVVNFFSESKELSEKELDEAMKMLEALKSQKNG; encoded by the coding sequence ATGGTTACTTTAACTAAGGCAGAAGAGAAGATTATGAAAATTCTCTGGGGTATCGAAAAAGGTTTTATCAAGGATATCATCGATCAATACCCCGACCCTAAACCTCCTTACAATTCTGTCTCTACGATTGTGAGAGTATTGGTACAAAAAGAAATCATAGGCTTTACGGCTTACGGTAAATCTCACCAATATCACCCACTGATTAGTAAAGAAGAGTACAGCGAGGGGCAGCTGTCACGTTTGGTGAAGGACTATTACAGCAATTCACTCACCAAAGTGGTCAACTTTTTCTCTGAGAGCAAAGAGCTTTCTGAGAAAGAGCTTGACGAAGCCATGAAAATGCTCGAAGCACTTAAATCTCAGAAAAATGGATAA
- a CDS encoding alpha/beta hydrolase, whose protein sequence is MRFVIDIVAYSSYQSKDQMRLTIQLLFAILLFSISAVAQSSFTIGEIQTIESKHLGESRTLNIYLPKGYPNDTVSYQTIYLLDGSADEDFLHIVGLVQFFDLQFQAPPTIVVGIANVDRKRDFTFPTTDKSLQKDYPTTGGSANFIAFLKDELQPYLSANYKVNTERILIGQSLGGLLATEILLKDPSLFTKYLIVSPSLWWDNESMYQQMGDLIKKQKYKGIEVIVSVGKEHPMMIKEAAGLYEALTLEGGKDLKLDYQYFEKEDHATVLHVSIYQAFKALYGQLERD, encoded by the coding sequence ATGAGATTTGTGATTGACATAGTAGCTTACAGTAGCTACCAATCCAAAGATCAGATGAGACTTACAATACAATTACTTTTTGCTATTCTTTTGTTTTCGATCAGTGCTGTCGCACAATCTTCGTTTACTATTGGTGAGATTCAAACCATCGAATCCAAACATTTGGGAGAATCCCGTACGCTAAATATTTATTTGCCAAAGGGCTATCCCAATGATACTGTAAGCTATCAGACAATCTATCTGCTGGATGGCTCTGCGGACGAAGACTTTTTGCACATCGTGGGCTTGGTGCAGTTTTTCGATTTGCAGTTTCAGGCACCGCCTACGATCGTGGTGGGGATAGCCAATGTAGATCGCAAGCGTGATTTTACGTTTCCTACCACAGACAAGTCCCTTCAGAAAGACTATCCAACTACGGGTGGGTCAGCCAATTTTATAGCTTTTTTAAAAGATGAACTACAGCCGTACCTATCGGCTAATTATAAAGTGAACACAGAGCGAATCCTTATAGGTCAGTCGCTAGGCGGGTTGTTGGCTACAGAGATATTGCTCAAAGACCCGTCGCTATTTACCAAGTATTTGATTGTGAGCCCGAGTCTGTGGTGGGACAATGAGTCCATGTATCAGCAGATGGGAGATTTGATCAAAAAGCAGAAATATAAAGGGATAGAGGTGATCGTATCTGTGGGCAAAGAGCACCCCATGATGATCAAAGAGGCAGCAGGGCTTTATGAAGCACTGACACTAGAAGGAGGCAAAGACCTGAAGCTTGATTACCAGTATTTTGAGAAAGAAGATCATGCGACCGTGCTTCATGTAAGTATTTATCAGGCCTTTAAAGCGTTATATGGACAGTTAGAAAGAGATTAA
- a CDS encoding DinB family protein: MIPFFRDLFDYHHQTNQRLADQLIEHEVRLTDRSIPLFSHMINAHQIWNARILDLVPLGVFQVHSLKDCKALDGENFDKSLQILDSFDLSQPCFYTNSKGQTFENSIRDILFHATNHMTHHRGQLISDLRQNGMTSIVTDYIFYKR, translated from the coding sequence ATGATACCTTTTTTCAGAGACCTGTTTGACTACCATCACCAGACGAACCAACGTCTGGCAGATCAACTGATCGAACATGAAGTGAGATTGACGGATCGGAGTATTCCACTATTTTCTCATATGATCAATGCACATCAAATCTGGAACGCCCGAATACTTGATTTAGTGCCACTTGGCGTTTTTCAAGTGCATTCACTCAAAGACTGTAAAGCATTGGATGGTGAAAATTTTGACAAAAGTCTACAGATTCTTGACAGCTTTGATTTGAGTCAGCCTTGTTTTTATACCAATTCGAAGGGTCAAACTTTTGAAAACTCAATAAGAGACATCCTGTTTCATGCGACCAATCACATGACCCACCATAGAGGGCAGCTCATTTCTGACTTGCGTCAAAACGGCATGACGTCTATCGTCACAGACTACATTTTTTATAAGCGATAA
- a CDS encoding NAD(P)/FAD-dependent oxidoreductase: MDTTYEVIIIGGSYAGLSAALTLGRSLRKTLVIDAKKPCNEPTPHSHNFLTQDGVTPSEIAATAKAQVEKYDTVHFLDGVAIQGIQTAGGFKVTTQAGEHFSAKKLIFATGLKDLMPDIDGFAECWGKSVLHCPYCHGYEVHHQPTGIIANGEKANHYAILISNWTKNLTLFTNGPSTLTDEQAKKIVAHGIAIVETPIEKLVHKKGQIKELKLIGGTGHKLSAIYSSAPTVQHSAIPETLGCGLSDEGLITVDEFQCTTVPGVYACGDNSNFRSVALAVSSGLIAGVVTNKVLIEEEF, translated from the coding sequence ATGGACACAACTTACGAAGTCATTATCATAGGAGGGAGCTATGCAGGGTTATCAGCGGCTCTTACACTTGGCCGGTCACTTAGAAAGACTCTTGTGATAGATGCCAAAAAACCTTGTAACGAACCTACTCCTCATTCTCATAATTTTTTAACTCAAGATGGAGTGACTCCGAGTGAAATAGCTGCTACGGCTAAGGCACAGGTAGAGAAATATGATACTGTCCATTTTCTTGATGGAGTAGCTATTCAGGGCATTCAAACCGCTGGTGGCTTTAAGGTTACGACTCAAGCGGGTGAGCATTTTTCGGCCAAGAAATTGATCTTTGCGACGGGTTTAAAAGATCTTATGCCAGACATTGACGGGTTTGCCGAATGCTGGGGCAAATCTGTTTTGCATTGTCCTTATTGCCATGGCTATGAAGTACATCATCAGCCCACAGGCATTATCGCCAATGGAGAAAAGGCTAATCACTACGCTATACTTATTTCTAATTGGACAAAGAATCTGACGCTTTTTACCAACGGTCCATCTACTTTGACAGATGAACAAGCGAAAAAAATAGTTGCTCATGGCATAGCTATAGTAGAAACGCCAATTGAAAAGCTAGTACATAAAAAAGGGCAAATCAAAGAGTTGAAACTGATTGGAGGAACGGGGCATAAGTTAAGTGCTATATATTCATCGGCACCTACTGTACAGCATAGTGCTATACCTGAGACTTTGGGATGTGGACTCAGCGATGAGGGATTGATAACAGTAGATGAATTTCAGTGCACTACGGTGCCAGGTGTATATGCCTGTGGTGACAACTCGAATTTCAGGTCGGTGGCTTTAGCGGTATCTTCAGGCTTGATAGCAGGGGTAGTTACTAATAAGGTTTTGATAGAGGAGGAGTTTTAG
- a CDS encoding ABC-F family ATP-binding cassette domain-containing protein — translation MISVDAVGVEFSGTTLFSNINFNINNEDKIALMGKNGAGKSTLLKIIAGKDNPTQGKISAPKDAVIAYLPQHLLINDDCTVFEEASKAFSEMQEMKRQLDELSLQLETRTDYESDAYSKIIEQVSDLSEKYYSVEEVNVDAEVEMTLLGLGFLRSDFTRPASEFSGGWRMRIELAKILLKKPDLILLDEPTNHLDIESVQWLEDFLKTSAKAVMVISHDRAFVDSLTNRTIELTGGRIYDYKTNYSHYLELRKERREQQQKQFDDQAKEIASIQQFIDRFKGTYSKTLQVQSRVKMLEKMEIVEVDEVDTSALNLKFPPAPRSGKYPVIVDQLAKNYGDHTVFKDVSLTIAQGEKVAFVGKNGEGKSTLIKAIMGEIEHEGNMQLGHNSLIGYFAQNQAALLDEKLSIFETIDEIAKGDMRTKVKDLLGAFMFSGDTIEKKVKVLSGGERTRLAMIKLLLQPVNLLILDEPTNHLDIKTKDILKDALKAFEGTLILVSHDRDFLDGLASKVFEFGNQRVKEHFEDINGFLRNKKIENLKEIERKVKV, via the coding sequence ATGATTTCAGTAGACGCAGTAGGGGTAGAGTTTAGTGGCACGACGTTGTTTAGCAACATCAACTTCAATATCAACAATGAGGATAAAATAGCCCTCATGGGTAAAAATGGTGCGGGCAAGTCTACCTTACTCAAAATTATCGCAGGCAAGGACAACCCCACACAAGGTAAAATTTCTGCACCCAAAGATGCCGTGATTGCCTACCTGCCACAGCATTTATTGATCAATGACGACTGTACGGTGTTCGAAGAAGCATCTAAGGCTTTTTCAGAAATGCAGGAGATGAAACGCCAACTAGATGAGCTTTCGCTACAGCTCGAAACTCGAACGGATTACGAATCTGATGCCTATTCCAAAATCATCGAGCAAGTCTCCGACCTCAGTGAAAAATACTACAGCGTAGAAGAAGTAAATGTGGATGCAGAAGTCGAAATGACGCTACTAGGCCTTGGCTTCCTTCGGTCAGATTTTACCCGACCTGCTAGTGAATTTAGTGGAGGGTGGCGCATGCGTATAGAACTCGCCAAAATTCTGCTAAAGAAACCAGATCTAATCTTACTCGATGAGCCGACCAACCATCTCGATATAGAATCGGTACAATGGCTAGAAGATTTTTTGAAAACCAGCGCCAAAGCCGTAATGGTAATCAGCCATGACAGGGCCTTTGTGGACAGCCTAACAAACCGTACGATAGAATTGACTGGAGGCAGAATCTACGACTACAAAACCAACTACTCACACTATCTCGAACTTAGAAAAGAGCGTCGCGAGCAGCAACAAAAGCAGTTTGACGATCAGGCCAAGGAGATCGCCAGTATTCAGCAATTTATCGATCGATTCAAGGGTACCTATTCCAAAACACTACAGGTGCAATCCAGAGTAAAAATGCTCGAAAAAATGGAAATCGTAGAGGTAGACGAAGTTGATACCTCTGCCTTGAATTTGAAATTTCCACCTGCGCCTCGATCAGGCAAATATCCAGTGATTGTTGATCAATTGGCTAAAAACTATGGTGACCATACGGTTTTTAAAGATGTCTCTCTAACAATAGCCCAAGGCGAAAAGGTCGCATTTGTTGGGAAAAATGGAGAAGGAAAATCTACGCTGATCAAAGCCATCATGGGAGAGATCGAGCATGAGGGCAATATGCAACTCGGCCACAACAGTTTGATAGGCTACTTCGCGCAAAACCAAGCGGCACTGCTCGATGAAAAGCTCAGCATTTTTGAGACCATTGACGAAATCGCCAAAGGTGATATGCGCACAAAAGTCAAAGATCTTTTGGGTGCTTTTATGTTTAGCGGAGATACAATTGAGAAAAAAGTAAAGGTTCTCTCTGGTGGAGAGCGCACTCGGCTAGCCATGATCAAACTACTCCTTCAGCCAGTCAATCTTTTGATCCTCGATGAGCCTACCAATCATTTGGACATCAAAACTAAAGACATACTCAAAGATGCTTTGAAAGCCTTCGAAGGAACCTTGATCTTGGTCTCTCACGACAGGGATTTCTTAGACGGATTGGCCTCCAAAGTATTCGAATTTGGCAATCAACGAGTAAAAGAACATTTTGAAGACATCAATGGGTTTTTGAGAAACAAAAAGATAGAGAACCTCAAAGAAATAGAACGTAAGGTGAAGGTCTAA
- a CDS encoding sensor histidine kinase, which produces MKVTIRHLSCFLISLSVWGAITSSYAEEAKLSVVSEFSYLLDAEGSLTLKEATDLLRQQQFVSVSSELINFSIQDSVIWFAFNLSSQEEYLNIGNESTVWTATLYAKDSLSDYQSIVTYDHLMGAQQSGLLPFRTLGIPLNGAQDYLLRVSARRHRNYSLKTGDLSAMTSFLIQKEIIPVAFIAFMLCIFIYNVFLLVSTKDFIFIPYLVYVMFVAYAVPFHGGYVLFSKSWMWQGVPFYTIWTSIGYLSGAIFAIMYLDLRNTARHFAQWITFLTVMLVVVVPLLDASLMVPIGTMAKIVSITSLLFNLSLWGSAVYVWVNGLAHAKFYVTGWLFAISSMVLFILSTNGIIPYNSFVEQSFYYGFAIEAVLFAFALGDRMNILKREKRALEKAHINYITEQNRLLAKQSFMNSHMLRAPLSRIMGLTNLLKYPNSADEHEHFVGLIEKSTEEMDGIAKKMSAMLEEHGYLDQYQEDFESVKQSIYKDLEKDRK; this is translated from the coding sequence TTGAAAGTTACCATTCGTCATTTATCGTGTTTCCTCATCAGTCTTTCTGTATGGGGAGCTATTACTTCCTCCTATGCGGAAGAGGCCAAGCTGTCTGTTGTTTCAGAATTTTCATACCTCCTAGATGCAGAAGGTTCTCTTACCTTGAAAGAAGCTACAGATCTTCTGCGACAGCAACAGTTCGTTTCGGTCTCTTCTGAGCTCATCAACTTTTCGATACAAGATTCCGTCATTTGGTTTGCCTTTAATCTATCCTCTCAGGAGGAATATTTGAATATAGGCAATGAATCTACCGTTTGGACCGCTACGCTATATGCCAAAGACTCGCTCAGCGACTACCAATCCATCGTAACATACGATCACCTTATGGGGGCACAACAGTCGGGTCTACTGCCGTTTCGTACGTTAGGCATTCCTCTCAACGGCGCGCAAGATTACCTCCTCCGCGTATCCGCCAGGCGACATAGAAACTACTCTCTAAAAACAGGAGACCTATCCGCTATGACTAGCTTCCTCATACAAAAGGAGATCATCCCCGTGGCATTCATCGCATTTATGCTCTGCATTTTTATCTACAATGTTTTCCTTTTGGTTTCGACCAAGGACTTCATATTTATTCCCTATTTGGTCTATGTGATGTTTGTGGCCTATGCGGTGCCATTTCATGGTGGATATGTACTGTTTAGCAAATCTTGGATGTGGCAAGGCGTACCGTTTTATACCATATGGACGAGTATTGGCTATTTGTCTGGGGCAATCTTTGCCATCATGTATTTAGATCTCCGAAACACGGCTCGCCACTTTGCCCAATGGATCACATTTCTCACGGTCATGTTGGTCGTCGTCGTTCCGCTATTAGACGCTTCGCTCATGGTACCCATAGGTACTATGGCTAAGATCGTTTCCATCACTTCTTTGCTTTTTAACCTTAGTCTTTGGGGATCAGCCGTTTATGTCTGGGTCAATGGATTGGCACATGCCAAATTTTACGTCACGGGCTGGCTGTTTGCCATTTCGAGTATGGTGCTGTTTATTCTTTCTACCAATGGTATCATCCCGTACAATAGCTTTGTGGAGCAATCTTTTTATTACGGATTTGCTATAGAGGCCGTGCTATTCGCTTTCGCCTTGGGCGACAGAATGAACATTCTGAAAAGAGAAAAGCGGGCATTAGAAAAAGCTCACATCAACTACATTACCGAGCAAAATCGCTTGCTTGCCAAGCAGTCCTTTATGAACTCGCACATGCTCCGTGCCCCGCTTTCGCGAATCATGGGACTGACCAATTTGCTAAAGTATCCCAACTCTGCTGATGAGCATGAGCACTTCGTGGGCCTTATAGAAAAATCGACAGAAGAGATGGACGGCATTGCCAAAAAAATGTCGGCCATGCTAGAAGAACATGGCTATCTGGATCAATACCAAGAGGACTTCGAGAGTGTCAAACAAAGCATTTATAAAGACCTCGAAAAAGATCGAAAATAA
- the cobA gene encoding uroporphyrinogen-III C-methyltransferase, producing the protein MENPKVPRLTLVGAGPGDPDLITLKGIKALKAADVVLYDALANEELLDFCGSHAKKVFVGKRAGLHHYQQHVINQMIVDHAIKYGHVVRLKGGDPYVFGRGHEELQFAEKHGLLVDLVPGVTSSISVPALNQIPLTRRGINESFWVMTGTTKSGQLSSDIAHAAKSSATSVILMGVKKLPEILEIYTQSGKANTPAAIIQNGSRPDQKMVIGHVANLQELAIKNNIGSPAIIVIGETVALGKEKLNNTLDQIEWSS; encoded by the coding sequence ATGGAAAATCCAAAAGTTCCAAGGTTGACATTAGTGGGTGCAGGCCCTGGAGATCCAGACCTGATCACGCTCAAAGGCATCAAAGCATTGAAAGCTGCAGATGTGGTGTTGTACGACGCACTAGCCAATGAAGAGCTTTTGGATTTTTGTGGCTCTCATGCCAAAAAAGTATTTGTAGGCAAGCGTGCTGGGTTACACCATTACCAACAGCACGTCATCAATCAGATGATTGTGGATCACGCCATCAAATATGGCCATGTAGTCCGCCTAAAAGGAGGCGACCCTTACGTATTTGGTCGTGGACATGAGGAATTGCAATTTGCCGAAAAACACGGACTACTCGTAGATTTGGTGCCTGGTGTAACTAGCTCCATCTCTGTGCCCGCACTCAACCAAATCCCGCTGACCCGAAGAGGCATCAACGAAAGTTTTTGGGTGATGACTGGCACGACCAAAAGTGGACAACTCTCATCAGATATCGCACATGCAGCCAAGTCATCGGCGACAAGTGTAATCCTCATGGGTGTAAAAAAATTGCCTGAGATCTTAGAAATATATACGCAAAGCGGAAAAGCCAATACTCCCGCAGCAATCATCCAAAATGGATCCAGGCCAGATCAAAAAATGGTGATCGGCCATGTCGCCAACTTACAAGAATTGGCAATAAAAAATAATATTGGGTCTCCTGCTATTATAGTGATCGGAGAAACTGTAGCTTTAGGTAAAGAAAAGCTAAACAACACCTTGGATCAAATTGAATGGTCCTCATAA
- a CDS encoding MFS transporter encodes MKPPKHILPLIVLSQFLCTSLWFAGNAVLGDLMANFGLTDTALGHLTSAVQLGFIAGTLLFALFTITDRYSPSKVFMVCATLGAGANLAMIWDGHGLGSLLTLRFLTGFFLAGIYPVGMKIAADYYTKGLGQSLGYLVGALVLGTAFPHWLRGTSADLSWHVVLLTTSGFAILGGLLMRFGVADGPYRQQSTGLDLMAVFKVFKNANFRSAAFGYFGHMWELYAFWAFVPVMLTAYIQLHPTYTFNIPMWSFAIIAIGGLACVGSGYLSAYLGAKRVAFVSLLFSGLCCLVSPWLFTQSSSYLFLGYLLFWGMAVVADSPLFSTLVAQNTSAQLKGTALTIVNCLGFSISIVSILLVSHFLPLLGAQYSYILLAIGPIVGLIALSLKKK; translated from the coding sequence TTGAAACCACCTAAGCACATCCTTCCGCTCATTGTCCTTTCGCAGTTTTTGTGTACCTCGCTGTGGTTTGCGGGCAATGCCGTACTTGGCGATCTCATGGCTAACTTTGGTCTGACCGATACTGCCTTGGGGCATTTGACCTCTGCGGTGCAGCTGGGTTTTATTGCGGGTACGTTGCTATTCGCTTTGTTTACCATCACGGATAGATACTCTCCTTCCAAAGTTTTTATGGTTTGTGCCACTCTGGGTGCGGGAGCTAACTTGGCCATGATTTGGGATGGTCACGGATTGGGTAGTCTATTGACCTTGCGGTTTTTGACTGGATTTTTTCTCGCTGGCATTTACCCTGTGGGCATGAAAATAGCCGCAGATTACTACACAAAAGGATTAGGTCAGTCTTTAGGCTATCTCGTGGGTGCGCTGGTGCTGGGGACGGCATTTCCACACTGGCTTCGGGGCACGAGTGCCGACTTGTCTTGGCATGTTGTGTTATTGACTACCTCAGGTTTTGCCATATTGGGAGGGTTGCTCATGCGGTTTGGTGTGGCTGATGGCCCCTATCGGCAACAAAGTACAGGGCTAGACCTGATGGCTGTTTTCAAGGTTTTTAAAAATGCTAATTTTAGATCTGCTGCCTTTGGGTATTTTGGTCATATGTGGGAGCTGTATGCATTTTGGGCTTTTGTGCCAGTGATGCTGACGGCCTATATACAGTTGCACCCCACGTATACTTTCAATATTCCCATGTGGTCGTTTGCCATTATAGCAATTGGCGGATTGGCTTGTGTGGGCAGTGGTTATCTATCGGCTTATTTGGGTGCCAAACGAGTAGCTTTTGTTTCGCTGCTGTTTTCTGGATTGTGCTGCTTGGTGTCTCCGTGGCTTTTTACTCAGTCCTCATCTTATTTGTTTTTGGGCTATCTATTGTTCTGGGGGATGGCCGTGGTAGCCGATTCACCTTTGTTTTCCACACTAGTGGCACAAAATACTTCTGCTCAGCTCAAAGGGACGGCACTTACGATTGTAAACTGTCTTGGTTTTTCTATTTCTATCGTCAGCATCTTGTTGGTGAGTCACTTTCTTCCTTTGCTAGGCGCTCAGTACAGTTATATCCTTTTGGCAATAGGGCCTATCGTGGGTTTGATCGCCCTGAGTTTGAAGAAAAAGTAG
- a CDS encoding nitrite/sulfite reductase — MQSFRSELENLENPVVQKDIIALADKIQMFREGKIDPDKFRSLRLARGVYGQRQPGNQMVRIKIPFGRLSVKKLRRIADISNEFGGGNLHATTRQDIQIHYVSLDRTPELWAKLEQDDLTVREACGNTLRNVTASPVAGIDKDEPFDVSPYAYAVYDYFLRNPVCQEMGRKFKISFSSSEKDTGISFIHDIGFIPKVKTENGQEVRGFKVMIGGGLGAQPVAAQKAYDFLPEDQIIPFAESLLRVFDRYGERKRRMKARFKFLISEIGIDEVMKLVEAERKALSTQSYPITNTLGQPALPEKLGFSDKAINDLEKYEAWRNTNVFEQKQAGFYGVSIKLPNGDMNWEKAHAFGDVVLKYAADDIRVTVNQGYILRYVKEESLKSLFVELDALNLADPGFNSTGDIIACAGTDTCNLGISNSTRVALELEKVIEKEFPELIKNNDLHIKISGCPNSCGQHALASIGFHGSSLRNKVNKKTVPAVQVLLGGGLGKDGDGFLAEKVIKVPSKRTPDVLRVLFNDYEDNSNDGEYYYDYFRRQGKDYFYQLLKFLADMESLQPTDYIDWGKEVQFEVETEVGECAGVIIDLFSTLMYDAEDKYKLAQEAFDGGSIADSIYHTYNVFINGAKALLIDKGVTVNTQVSVMKSFEDEFGQDFNALTGGSFKDFVLRINQNEPTEAFATAYREDAGKFLARIKEVQKTLLVEEPA, encoded by the coding sequence ATGCAAAGTTTTAGATCAGAACTTGAAAATTTAGAAAACCCAGTTGTCCAAAAAGACATCATTGCCCTAGCAGACAAAATCCAAATGTTCCGCGAAGGAAAAATCGACCCTGACAAATTTAGAAGCCTACGGTTGGCTCGTGGTGTCTATGGTCAACGTCAGCCTGGCAACCAAATGGTACGAATAAAGATACCATTCGGTAGACTCTCAGTAAAGAAACTCAGAAGAATCGCTGATATTTCAAATGAATTTGGCGGTGGCAACCTGCACGCCACCACGCGTCAGGATATCCAAATCCACTATGTGAGCTTGGATCGTACACCTGAGCTTTGGGCCAAACTGGAGCAAGATGATTTGACCGTGAGAGAAGCTTGTGGCAACACGCTCCGAAACGTAACCGCCTCTCCTGTAGCTGGAATAGACAAAGACGAACCATTTGACGTATCTCCATATGCCTATGCCGTCTATGATTACTTCCTCAGAAATCCTGTTTGTCAAGAAATGGGTCGCAAGTTCAAGATCTCTTTCTCATCAAGCGAAAAAGATACAGGGATCTCATTCATTCACGACATTGGGTTTATCCCAAAAGTAAAAACCGAAAACGGTCAAGAAGTTCGTGGTTTCAAAGTCATGATCGGCGGTGGACTCGGCGCACAACCAGTAGCAGCTCAAAAAGCCTATGATTTCTTGCCTGAGGACCAAATCATTCCTTTTGCAGAATCTCTATTAAGAGTCTTTGATCGCTATGGCGAAAGAAAAAGAAGAATGAAGGCACGTTTCAAATTTCTTATTTCTGAAATAGGCATAGACGAAGTCATGAAACTAGTCGAAGCCGAAAGAAAAGCACTCAGCACTCAGTCTTACCCAATCACCAATACACTGGGTCAGCCAGCGTTGCCAGAAAAGCTTGGCTTCTCTGACAAAGCCATCAATGATCTCGAAAAATACGAAGCTTGGAGAAACACCAACGTTTTCGAGCAAAAGCAAGCAGGCTTCTACGGTGTATCTATCAAATTACCAAATGGCGATATGAATTGGGAAAAAGCACATGCCTTCGGGGATGTAGTATTGAAATATGCTGCAGACGATATTCGAGTAACGGTAAATCAAGGATACATCTTAAGGTATGTAAAAGAAGAAAGCCTAAAGTCTCTATTCGTAGAACTTGACGCACTAAATCTTGCCGACCCAGGATTCAACAGCACTGGCGACATCATCGCATGTGCTGGTACAGATACTTGTAACCTTGGCATATCTAACAGTACGCGAGTAGCGCTAGAGCTAGAAAAAGTAATAGAAAAAGAATTTCCTGAATTGATCAAAAACAACGACCTCCACATCAAAATTAGTGGATGTCCCAACTCTTGTGGCCAACACGCATTAGCGTCTATCGGCTTTCACGGGTCTTCTTTGAGAAACAAGGTGAATAAAAAAACTGTTCCTGCAGTACAGGTGCTACTGGGTGGCGGACTTGGCAAAGACGGCGATGGTTTCTTAGCAGAAAAAGTGATCAAAGTACCAAGCAAGCGTACGCCAGATGTACTTAGAGTGCTCTTCAACGACTATGAAGACAACAGCAACGATGGCGAATACTATTATGATTACTTTAGAAGACAAGGCAAAGACTACTTCTATCAATTGCTGAAATTTTTGGCCGATATGGAATCTCTACAGCCAACCGATTATATCGATTGGGGTAAAGAGGTACAGTTCGAAGTAGAAACAGAAGTAGGCGAATGTGCCGGTGTAATCATCGATTTGTTTTCTACCTTGATGTATGATGCAGAAGACAAATATAAGTTGGCTCAAGAGGCCTTCGACGGAGGTAGTATTGCAGATTCAATTTACCATACTTACAACGTATTTATCAACGGTGCCAAAGCACTCCTCATCGACAAAGGCGTGACCGTAAATACTCAAGTAAGTGTGATGAAGTCTTTTGAAGATGAGTTTGGTCAAGATTTCAATGCCTTGACTGGAGGGTCATTCAAAGATTTTGTTTTGAGAATCAACCAAAACGAACCTACTGAAGCATTTGCGACAGCTTATAGAGAAGATGCTGGTAAGTTCCTTGCTAGAATCAAAGAAGTACAGAAAACGCTGTTGGTAGAAGAGCCAGCATAA